Proteins found in one Hirundo rustica isolate bHirRus1 chromosome 9, bHirRus1.pri.v3, whole genome shotgun sequence genomic segment:
- the DNAI4 gene encoding dynein axonemal intermediate chain 4: MSGPGGPRPPPAGPAAGAAAGCAGASKAPSSRRSSTASQGKPGERRALVGSQGAVQVFDDEGKDVTPHPLFHPDPNAALPRTHESSISTTKSGLDETEPQQDPTSSLSAVQEEGEAALTEAELEQRVDILLSETDTLWMLDLPTAVVSTEAEEAVRVLERNKIYTEICNAKIDSEYFEEKTVQTISGAAKTKEVQCETITVAEKGVMVTSWDLDNSLNASGTEPAETEEARAPAGKGSKSATAEEHGQAAAVPSARESAVPARSHEEKERRSEQILTSANLQQDLVVMERILMENIFQPKLAVYRQIPVLIEPVVTSDADAEEAEEEEDEEKEEEQQEEALSDANERPAEGAGARLEQLWSYRCDLTSGHGVSSMAWNKVNPDLLAVGYREFVSQDQKKGLACCWSLKNPMWPERVFRCEHGVTAVDFSLARPNLLAVGMANGCVAIYDVGSRSDAALLDSSASLNKHKGPVWQLRWVEQDRGATAGDKKERLVCISGDGRMTQWFIQQRLDCSDVMKIKRTESEKKKLPGERERKSEAPISQQAAGMCFDFHPEDPDIFLAGTEEGHIHCCSCSGKEPILGTYRGHKGPVYKVSWNPSSTEMFLSCSADWSILLWHQDSHTPLLTFTSVPASVHDIKWAPKSAFIFAAVNERRVEIWDLTVSIFNPVLSCAASPEGNLSSLLFARNAECLLLGDSGGQVGVWQLQGLAVPSTDQVGSLRDIVAPAGAVQQ, encoded by the exons ATGTCGGGCCCCGGCGGGCCGCGGCCTCCGCC GGCAGGGCCggcggcaggagcagcagcgggaTGTGCTGGAGCCAGCAAAGCCCCGAGCTCCCGGAGAAGTTCCACGGCTTCCCAGGGAAAACCCGGAGAGAGGAGGGCCCTGGTGGGCagccagggagctgtgcag GTTTTTGATGATGAAGGGAAGGATGTGACACCCCATCCCCTCTTCCATCCTGACCCAAACGCTGCTCTACCCAG GACACATGAAAGCAGCATATCAACAACCAAGTCTGGCCTAGATGAAACAGAGCCTCAACAAGACCCAACTTCGAGCTTGTCTG ctgtgcaggaggagggggaagctGCCCTGACAGAAgcggagctggagcagagggtggaTATTCTCCTGTCGGAGACAGACACGCTCTGGATGTTGGATCTGCCAACTGCTGTGGTGTCCACGGaggcagaggaggctgtgagagTTCT ggAGAGGAATAAGATCTATACAGAGATCTGCAACGCTAAAATTGACAGTGAgtactttgaagaaaaaacgGTGCAAACCATCTCTGGAGCTGCCAAAACCAAGGAAGTGCAATGTGAGACAATCACCGTGGCAGAGAAAG GGGTGATGGTGACTTCCTGGGATTTGGACAATTCGCTGAATGCCTCAGGAACAGAACCTGCAGAGACAGAGGAAgccagagccccagcagggaaaggcagcaaaTCTGCCACAGCTGAAGAGCACGGCCAGGCTGCGGCTGTCCCTTCTGCCAGAG AGAGCGCTGTTCCTGCCAGGAGCCACGAGGAGAAGGAACGCCGTTCAGAACAGATCCTAACTTCAGCAAACCTGCAGCAGGATTTAGTTGTCATGGAGAGGATTCTCATGGAGAACATCTTCCAGCCCAAACTCGCAGTTTATCGGCAGATTCCCGTCCTTATAG AACCCGTCGTTACCTCCGACGCTGACGCGGAGGaagctgaggaggaagaggatgaggagaaggaggaggagcagcaggaggaggcttTGTCAGATGCAAATGAGAGGCCAGCAGAAGGTGCaggtgccaggctggagcagctgtggtcGTACAGGTGTGATCTAACTAGCGGGCACGGCGTGAGCAGCATGGCTTGGAACAAAGTGAACCCT GATCTCTTAGCAGTTGGTTACAGAGAGTTTGTTTCTCAGGATCAGAAGAAAGGCCTGGCTTGCTGCTGGTCACTGAAGAACCCCATG TGGCCAGAGCGCGTTTTCCGCTGCGAGCACGGCGTCACCGCCGTGGATTTTTCCCTGGCAAGGCCAAATCTCTTGGCAGTTGGGATGGCCAATGGATGCGTGGCCATCTACGACGTCGGGAGCCGCAGCGACGCCGCGCTGCTGGACAGCAG tgCATCCCTAAATAAACACAAAGGTCCTGTGTGGCAGCTGAGGTGGGTGGAACAGGACAGAGGTGCAACAGCAGGTGACAAAAAAGAGAGACTGGTGTGTATCTCGGGAGATGGGCGAATGACCCAGTGGTTCATTCAGCAGAGGCTGGATTGCTCTG ATGTGATGAAAATCAAGAGAACagaaagtgagaagaaaaaattaccaggtgagagagaaaggaagagtgaAGCTCCCATATCCCAACAGGCAGCTGGAATGTGCTTTGACTTCCATCCAGAG gATCCTGATATTTTTCTTGCTGGAACAGAAGAGGGCCACAtccactgctgctcttgctCGGGCAAGGAGCCGATTCTGGGGACGTACAGAGGCCATAAG GGCCCCGTGTACAAAGTCTCCTGGAACCCCTCCAGCACGGAGAtgttcctcagctgctctgcagactGGAGCATCCTTTTGTGGCACCAGGATTCCCACACCCCCCTCTTAACCTTCACTTCTGTCCCAGCTTCTGTTCACGACATCAAGTGGGCTCCAAAATCAGCCTTCATCTTCGCAGCAGTGAATGAGAGGAGGGTGGAGATTTGGGACCTGACTGTCAGCAT CTTCAACCCCGTGCtctcctgtgctgccagccccgAAGGGAACCTCAGCTCGCTGCTGTTTGCCAGGAACGCCGAGTGCCTGCTCCTGGGGGACAGCGGTGGCCAGGTGGGCgtgtggcagctgcagggcctggctgtccccagcaccgaCCAG GTTGGTTCCTTGCGTGACATTGttgctcctgctggagctgttcaACAGTAG
- the DYNLT5 gene encoding dynein light chain Tctex-type 5 produces MRRVGPAPGTASPPQLRAMEGGETPAEPGSGPARRFPVAAVDEILRDVVGSALRERRYEPGPCREAAKDIAEVVKARVKALAVPRYKIVVVAHVGQLGGQSLQMGSRCLWDPQSDTFSSYVFKNASLFAVTNVYGMYLE; encoded by the exons ATGAGGCGGGTGGGCCCCGCTCCCGGCACCGCCTCCCCCCCTCAGCTGAGGGCGATGGAGGGCGGCGAAACTCCCGCTGAGCCCGGCTCGG GGCCTGCCAGGCGCTTCCCGGTGGCGGCGGTGGATGAGATCCTGAGGGATGTGGTGGGCAGCGCCCTGAGGGAGCGGCGCTACGagccggggccgtgccgggagGCGGCCAAGGACATCGCTGAG GTTGTTAAGGCGCGGGTGAAAGCGCTGGCGGTGCCCAGGTACAAGATCGTGGTGGTGGCACACGTTGGGCAGCTGGGTGGGCAGAGCCTGCAGATGGGCAGCAGGTGCCTCTGGGATCCCCAGAGTGACACCTTCTCCTCGTACGTCTTCAAGAACGCCTCGCTGTTTGCTGTGACAAATGTCTATGGCATGTATTTGGAGTAG
- the INSL5 gene encoding insulin-like peptide INSL5, whose protein sequence is MRGTVLALGCLALLLLARGGEGEGNTVRLCGRDFIRAVVFTCGGSRWRRHLTEHHHHHHHLQESENPQHSPQQDEGEADFSSHPEPRLGIHSEEPRDVKPERDSRNASEVSAPSKREAADLLATSCCNVGCSRREISSLC, encoded by the exons ATGAGGGGCACCGTGCTGGCTCTGGGCTGCCTggctctcctgctcctggcacggggaggggaaggggaagggaacaCGGTGAGGCTCTGCGGGAGAGACTTCATCAGGGCCGTGGTGTTCACCTGCGGCGGCTCGCGCTGGAGAAGGCACCTCACtgagcaccaccaccaccaccaccacctgcAGG AGAGTGAAAACCCCCAGCACTCCCCCCAGCAGGACGAGGGTGAGGCTGACTTCTCCTCGCAcccagagcccaggctgggcaTCCACAGCGAAGAACCCCGGGACGTCAAACCCGAGCGAGACTCGCGGAACGCCAGCGAAGTTTCCGCGCCGAGCAAGCGTGAGGCAGCCGACCTGCTCGCCACATCCTGCTGCAAcgtgggctgcagcaggagagagatCAGCTCACTCTGCTGA